AATGAAGGAGGAGATAGAGCACTTCAGGAAAATTATGGGAGAAAGCAGAATAAGGAAGATAGTTTAAGGTAGGGAAACACGATAAGCTCAAATCAAAGCGGAGGAAGGGTGATTCTCTAAAGATTATTTTTGTCGTAAAATTTAAATGTGTGATTAAATAAATTTGAAATATGAAGGTTCTTAGCATCTCTCTGATATTCTTTGCTTTGTTGCTTACTGGCTGCTCTCAGGTGGAAAAGATTGCACCTGACAACTTCAACAAAATTTTTGAAGAAGGAAAACAGTTCGTGGAAAATACCCAAACTGAAATTGAAGATATTGATATAGAACAGTTGATTGAAAAAGCAAAAGAATTGGGATTCAATACGGAAATCCTTACCGCCCTATATGATGAATTAAAGAGAATCCACTCAATCAGGAAATTATCGAATTGCTCAAATTCCATGTTACTGCCCTAATGGAAAAGAAATCAATTAATGAATCACATAAAAAACTTGCAGATTCGTTGGCCAAGGAAATAAAAGCCATAGGCCCGATTGATGAAACCTTCTTTGATGATTACAACACTTAAGAATTCGGAACGCAGTTCCCTGAATTTGACCTCTCTAAGGAGAGCTTTGCAGGAATTCAGGAGATCAGAAAGGCAGTTGGTTATTCAGCCCTCATCGATTCATACAACAAGCTATACGAATCAGCCAAAAAACTGCCAAGCGATAGAGATGAGGATTACTGGGAGTTTTACAAGAACCTCTTCCTGCTGATGGTGGATTTTTACTTCATAGAGGAAAAGGTTGCATACAGAGCAGCATTTACTACAACTGGCAAAATTGCTGCAACACTGGGGTTGGCAAAAACTCAGGCAGTTCTCGGCCCTAAGGGGTATGGCCTGCTTTTGAATGAAATCCAATGGATGCTGAGAGGGGAGATAAACGAGGTGTGGGCTGGTTTGCTGGAAGCTCTCAGGAATAATTCGCTGATTTAATTTGATTTACAGCAAACTTCTATCACTTGTTAAGTTTCGATAAAAACAGAATAAACTATGATGAGAATGAAAACTTTATATCTTTTCAAATTGATTATTTGTTGGTGATTTCATGGCCTACTGGCTCTGCATAACCAACGAGGATAATTGGAGGGTGATTAAGGAAAAGAATATTTGGGGAGTTCCGGAGAGGCACAAGAACACTATCGCCAAGGTTAAGAAGGGAGATAAGCTGCTAATTTACATAAAGCAGGAGAATGTCAATGGAGAGGTTAAGCCTTCCAGAATCGTCGCAGTTTACGAGACAGCTTCTGAAGTCTACAGGGATTCAAGCAGGATTTTCAAAAGTCCAAAGGGAATGGGAAATGAGACTTTCCCGCTGAGAATTAAGTTAAAACCTGTGAAAATCTTCGATAGGCCTATTGAATTTAAGCCTCTAATTCCGAAGCTAAAGTTCATAACCAACAAGCGGAAATGGAGTGGGCATTTAATGGGCAAGGCGATGAGAGAGATTCCAGAGGAAGATTATAGGCTGATTTTAGAATATGCAACCTAAAAAGCTCGTTATAATATTGCTCATACTTTTTTGTACCTTCATAATCTACAACTTTTTCACCATATGGTACTATCTAATTATCGCTCCAGTTGGAGAATCTGAAATAAAAAAGATCGTTGAAGAGGTCAATTCTACTTCTGGCACTTATCAAAAACTTGAAAAGATTGCAAAATGGGAAGGAGAAAATATAGCGTACATATATGGTATTAATCCGAATTTTTCAATACCCTCGTACCATTTTTACTGGATAAACGGAGAGCTAAAGATTAGGGCTCTTGAAAATTCAGGTTTCAATGGCGATCCCAGATGGATTGCATACTTCAAAGTTGGAGGATGTGGAGAGCTTGCTCGCCTTTTCTGTGAAGCGGCTAAACGTGCAGGGTTTGAAGCGAGAGTGGTTAGCGATCTTGGATACGATCATGCTTGGGTTGAGGTGAAGATTAACAACAGTTGGGTTGTAGCTGATCCGACAGTATATTGGTTGTATGTGAATTATCCAGAAAAATATCCTAACTGGAACAAATTATGGTTCAATAACGAATCTTGGGCTAACCTAATAGATTTCTCCAGAGTTGTAACCGTCTTGCCTAATGGCAGTGTTTTGGATCTGACATCCAACTACACGAAAACATACAACGTCACAATCACAATTGATCAGAATGTGGAGAAGGGCATTCTGAAAGTAACAACATGGAAAGGCAGTGTGGAGAGAACAGTTTATTCAAAAGCTGTGAACAAGTCTGATACTGTTAATTTAGCACTTGCTACGAGGATATACAAATTTGAGCTGATAGTGCCAACGTGGTATTTTCTCGAAGGGTATGGTGCAGAAGTTCGCCATATTGGAGATAGTAGCAGTGAGTATGTGAAACTTAAAGTGAATCTCTACCGAGAAACAGAATATTACTTTGTTTTTGTTGGATTGCTACTTGGGATTTCAATATGTTTTCTCTGTTATGAGGTTGTGTTGATTTACCGCAAATTAAAGGAAGATTTTGGAAAAACGAGATAAAAGGATAAGGAGATTTCTTACTTTCCTATTTTAAGGTAGCTATTGCTGAATTAAACCAATTCATAAGCTTCCTTTGGTATCAGATGAACATCCTTCCAGCTCTCCATGTAAATCTGATATACGAATTCAGGGAGAGGGTGTTTGTAATGCTGCCAATCAACACTTGAAACGTTATGGGTTAATATGTAGTTCTTGTTTGAAGTATCCCATTTGATTTTATCTGCCATTTGCTCTGCAAATTTCCTCAAATCTCCCAGAACGAAATGGCGTTTATTCTTATCTTTGATTAGCTCTCCCTTTTCGAGAGGAATCATAGCTCTCTTAAGCTGTTGCCCACAGCTTTCATGCTCGAACATCAGTTTCCTCCCTTGCTTTTTCCTGATTTTCAGCAATTCCTTAAGGAAAGGAATCAAATCAGGATGCAAGGGAACGTAATGCTCCATTCTGATTTTATCCTGATTGGCTTCAACGAGGAGCGTTGGCGGATTAATCTTTAAGGCTTCTTCAAATTGCTCCACTCTCAACTTACTTATTGTTTCAGGTCTCTGCCCAGTATAAGCTCCAAATAGAATCTGAGTTACATGTGAAAGTGCAGTTGCATAATCGAGCTTCCCTCTCCCCTTCTTTACAGTTTTCCATTTATTCACGAAATACCTTACAGCGTTCTTAACATCATTCTCAGTAATTGCTCTATCAGTTGTTCTTTTCCTCTCCTTGATGCTCTTAGGCATCTCAAGGAAAAGCTCTCCCAAATCCCTATAGCGGGTATCCATCCTCAGCTTTGAAAGCTCTCCCAAAAAGCTCTTTCCAAAGTTTAGAACTTTGCTCCATGCATCCCTTGAATCCCAGTTATTTAGAGTGAACTCCTTAAACTTGCTGAGAGTTTCAAAGCTTACAACTCCTTTAGTTTGCTCCCAAAAAGTTTCTGAAGCTTTTTCTATCCACCATTTGGTTTTCTTTGAAATTCCCGTTAATCTCTTTTCAGTATAAGCATCCAGCTCCTCTTTGGTATATCTTAGCTCAACATCCATAAGACTTCCTGATGACTGTTTTTTATGTTCACTTTCGGATAGATTTTTGTAAGACTCTTTAACAACTTCAGACTGCTCTCCTCCCTCCATTTGAACGTCGCCTTGACGAGGCGAAGGTCCCCGGTTCGAATCCGGGCGAGCCCATTTTTCTCTTGATATGCTTAATTTTGCTGCCTGTTCAGCTCTAAAAAAGCTCAATAATTTGTTTAAGGCTTCTGAAAAGTCGTTTACGGATTTTTCTTCGAATAAGATGATTCAGATTTTGTTCCAGATCGTTCCATGTAGAAAGTAGGTGAAAGTTAAGGATTTGTTAGGGGTAGGAAAGCTGAGACATGTTTCTCCTTTTAGTTAGCTGATAAAAGATTCTTTACCTTACTTAGATTGATCAGATGTTGATCAAGAGCATCGACTTCAATGATGAATTTGCTCGGAATTAATTTATGGTTAAGTTCATAAATCTTGAACTTATCACCCCAGAATTGCATACGATATTGACTCTGTCAGCTTTTTGAAAGCTTTAGCAATTGTCTCCTTCAGTTCTTCTATACTCGGCGAGATATTTCTGAAACGAACCTTTTAACACTCTTCCAGACTTTTTCAATCGGATTCAGATCGGGAGAGTAGGGAGGGAGATAAACCAGCAAAATGTTCATACTTTTCTGGACTACAGAAAGCAAAAAACTTCAGAAAAAAGAGCTGAGAAGCTGTATAAAGTCTTAGGCAGGGTAAAGAAGTCAATTTGGAGAGTTTGAGAGAAGATTTCACGAACTCGCATGGTAATCTTTATTAACTACTACTCCAAAAAATGACCTATGAAAGTAAAAGTTACTAGGAATTTTCAGATTACTATACCTGCCGAAGTTAGGAGAAAGATGGGATTAAAGCTGGGCGATGTGCTTGAAGTTGAATACAACGAGGAGAAGGGAGAGGCCATTATAAGGAAGCTCGGTGGAGAGAGAAGGAAGCTGAAAGCGGGAAGAAAGCTTACGCCGGACGAGATAGAGGCGCTGATAGCTGAGGGAATGGGCGATAACTTATGAAAGCCGTCATAGATACAAATGTTATAGTCTACGACACCTTTGAAGACAGCGTTTTTCATCAGGAAGCCATGCAACTCCTCGATAGAATTGATGTGTGGGTAATCCCTACGATAGTTATTCACGAGTATGTTTGGGTCCTCAAATCACTGAAGGTGGACGTGAAAGAAATCAAATACAAAGTGGAGGAGTATCTTAACCACTATAAAACGAAAATGGTTTCAGAAAATAAGCAAATCGTTTTGTCAGCACTGGAAAGAATTGTAGGTGGGGGATTAAGCCTTTCAAGGTACAACGACGAGTTGATACTTGCTGTTGCTGGTAGGGAAAAAATAAGCCTTGCAACCTTCGACGAGAGGTTGAGAAGGCAGGCGAGAGCAAGAGGTGTAGAAGTAATTCCATAGGAGAGCTGGGACAATTTTATTTCATAACCGGCAAATCGTTCAAAGTTCTGCAAACTATCCCTTCATTTTTCAGATGCTCCAGTAGTCTTTTTGACGGCTTTCCGTGGTAAAAAAGGACCTCCTCTGGCTCGCAGTGGTCTATCATCTCAAGTATCCCCCTGTAATCGAGATGGTCGCTGAGGGTTATCCTCGGCCACCTGTAGAACTTATGGGCGGTGAGGATGTATCCACCACCGTAAAGAGGAAGGTTCCGGGGTGAGGCGATGAGAGGGCCGTCAGAGGGTTTCAGGCCGACTGCACTGCAAATCCTCGCAATCTTCTCCTCTGCAGAGAATCCAAACCCATCCTTACTCAGAATTTCCGCCACTCTCTGAGCCTTTCCGATGGGGTAAGCGCCAAAAACCGCTTTGTTTGATGAAGCGACCTTCAAAAGCTTCTCCACCTCTTCTTCAAAGATGTGGGAAGGGTGGCCGTAGGTTGCTTCGGTGACAAGAATTTTGCATTTCGGCAGCTTTGAGTAGTCCTTAACGTCTCCGGTAATCAGAATGTCGCTATCCTGAAAATAAAAAGCTGCGGAACCGTGCATGTGGTAGGTGGGGTAGGTTTTAATTTTTGTATCGCTGAGCCTTATCCTGCTCCCAACCTCAAAAGTAACTCCGGAGAATACTTTGCCTGTGCAGGCCTCAAGTATCGCCGCACTCTCTCTGCTCGCTACTGCCCTGCTGTTGTCCATGTTCCTCTGGCCGTAGTGGTCTGTGTGGGCGTGGGTGATGAGGTTCATCCCGTAATCTGCCGGGGAGGTATCGACGTGGTAGTGCTGTCCCTCAATGCAGAGAGAAAGGTGGGGTCTGCAACCCCTACCGTATTTCCTTCTGTAAAACTCAATCTGCACCTTTTCGCATTACCGGCAAGATTTATAATACCTTCCCCCGATTATCACAGGAATGAATCTGAGTGAGTTTGAAAGAGAGGTTAAAGAGCTGTTCGATGCCGACCTTGTGGAGAGGGCAAAGAACCTCAAGAAGAGCGGGAACATATTCAACCCAATCTTCTACATCTTCTTCACGAGAATCGTGGAGTTATCGGCGATTATTAA
The nucleotide sequence above comes from Archaeoglobus fulgidus DSM 4304. Encoded proteins:
- a CDS encoding EVE domain-containing protein; protein product: MAYWLCITNEDNWRVIKEKNIWGVPERHKNTIAKVKKGDKLLIYIKQENVNGEVKPSRIVAVYETASEVYRDSSRIFKSPKGMGNETFPLRIKLKPVKIFDRPIEFKPLIPKLKFITNKRKWSGHLMGKAMREIPEEDYRLILEYAT
- a CDS encoding transglutaminase-like domain-containing protein, coding for MQPKKLVIILLILFCTFIIYNFFTIWYYLIIAPVGESEIKKIVEEVNSTSGTYQKLEKIAKWEGENIAYIYGINPNFSIPSYHFYWINGELKIRALENSGFNGDPRWIAYFKVGGCGELARLFCEAAKRAGFEARVVSDLGYDHAWVEVKINNSWVVADPTVYWLYVNYPEKYPNWNKLWFNNESWANLIDFSRVVTVLPNGSVLDLTSNYTKTYNVTITIDQNVEKGILKVTTWKGSVERTVYSKAVNKSDTVNLALATRIYKFELIVPTWYFLEGYGAEVRHIGDSSSEYVKLKVNLYRETEYYFVFVGLLLGISICFLCYEVVLIYRKLKEDFGKTR
- a CDS encoding tyrosine-type recombinase/integrase, with product MEGGEQSEVVKESYKNLSESEHKKQSSGSLMDVELRYTKEELDAYTEKRLTGISKKTKWWIEKASETFWEQTKGVVSFETLSKFKEFTLNNWDSRDAWSKVLNFGKSFLGELSKLRMDTRYRDLGELFLEMPKSIKERKRTTDRAITENDVKNAVRYFVNKWKTVKKGRGKLDYATALSHVTQILFGAYTGQRPETISKLRVEQFEEALKINPPTLLVEANQDKIRMEHYVPLHPDLIPFLKELLKIRKKQGRKLMFEHESCGQQLKRAMIPLEKGELIKDKNKRHFVLGDLRKFAEQMADKIKWDTSNKNYILTHNVSSVDWQHYKHPLPEFVYQIYMESWKDVHLIPKEAYELV
- a CDS encoding AbrB/MazE/SpoVT family DNA-binding domain-containing protein translates to MKVKVTRNFQITIPAEVRRKMGLKLGDVLEVEYNEEKGEAIIRKLGGERRKLKAGRKLTPDEIEALIAEGMGDNL
- a CDS encoding PIN domain-containing protein; protein product: MKAVIDTNVIVYDTFEDSVFHQEAMQLLDRIDVWVIPTIVIHEYVWVLKSLKVDVKEIKYKVEEYLNHYKTKMVSENKQIVLSALERIVGGGLSLSRYNDELILAVAGREKISLATFDERLRRQARARGVEVIP
- a CDS encoding MBL fold metallo-hydrolase, coding for MQIEFYRRKYGRGCRPHLSLCIEGQHYHVDTSPADYGMNLITHAHTDHYGQRNMDNSRAVASRESAAILEACTGKVFSGVTFEVGSRIRLSDTKIKTYPTYHMHGSAAFYFQDSDILITGDVKDYSKLPKCKILVTEATYGHPSHIFEEEVEKLLKVASSNKAVFGAYPIGKAQRVAEILSKDGFGFSAEEKIARICSAVGLKPSDGPLIASPRNLPLYGGGYILTAHKFYRWPRITLSDHLDYRGILEMIDHCEPEEVLFYHGKPSKRLLEHLKNEGIVCRTLNDLPVMK